The following proteins come from a genomic window of Miscanthus floridulus cultivar M001 chromosome 2, ASM1932011v1, whole genome shotgun sequence:
- the LOC136537249 gene encoding glycine-rich cell wall structural protein-like, with protein MGRAARRVPALELAALAVVLALGVAIEGRFLETQNLGGGGFSGGAGFGGGAGLGGGAGAGGGLGGGLGHGGGLGGGFGGGKGGGLGVGSGLGGGGGFGGGGGAGSGLGGGLGHGGGLEGGGGLGGGGGLGGGAGGGLGGGAGGGGAGGGLGGGAGGGFGGAAGAGGGLGGGVGGGLGGDGGLGGGAGGGAGGGLGGGGGLGGGVGGGLGSGARGGLGAGSGLGGGGGAGAGGGGGFSGGGGLGGGSGSGIGGGFGGGKGFGGGLGGGSGGSFGAGGGAGGGFGGGAGGGAGLGSGGGGGSGFGGGGGHW; from the exons ATGGGGAGGGCGGCGAGGCGTGTGCCGGCCTTGGAGCTCGCGGCATTGGCCGTGGTGCTGGCTCTCGGAGTGGCCATTGAGGGGCGGTTCCTTGAGACGCAGAACTTGGGCGGCGGCGGTTTCAGCGGAGGCGCTGGCTTCGGTGGTGGTGCTGGGCTTGGTGGAGGAGCTGGCGCCGGTGGTGGacttggtggagggctcgggcatggTGGAGGTCTTGGTGGCGGGTTTGGAGGTGGAAAAGGTGGCGGCCTAGGCGTGGGCAGTGGtcttggtggtggcggtgggttcggtggtggcggcggagcaGGCAGTGGGCTCGGTGGAGGGCTTGGGCATGGTGGTGGCCTTGAAGGCGGAGGAGGTCTCGGTGGAGGAGGCGGGCTAGGCGGTGGAGCGGGTGGCGGGCTAGGCGGTGGTGCTGGAG gtggtggtgctggtggaggCCTTGGTGGTGGCGCTGGAGGAGGGTTTGGAGGTGCTGCTGGCGCAGGTGGTGGTCTAGGTGGTGGtgttggaggtggccttggtggAGATGGCGGACTTGGTGGCGGTGCAGGTGGTGGAGCTGGAGGTGGTCTTGGCGGAGGCGGTGGCCTTGGTGGCGGTGTAGGTGGTGGATTGGGAAGTGGAGCTAGAGGTGGCCTTGGCGCAGGCAGCGGccttggtggcggtggcggtgccggtgccggtggtggcggtggtttcagtggtggtggtggccttGGAGGTGGCAGCGGTTCTGGAATTGGTGGCGGCTTCGGGGGAGGCAAAGGTTTCGGCGGAGGTCTTGGTGGAGGTAGTGGTGGCAGTTTCGgcgctggtggtggtgctggaggagGGTTTGGCGGTGGTGCCGGAGGTGGCGCTGGCTTGGgcagtggaggcggcggcggcagcggtttcggcggtggtggtggccattGGTGA